From Planktothrix sp. FACHB-1365, the proteins below share one genomic window:
- the cofH gene encoding 7,8-didemethyl-8-hydroxy-5-deazariboflavin synthase subunit CofH, with protein sequence MILNLTADTILNHAIAGDDLSPEEGVVLLQQTDPAIIENIRLVSDTLRSQQVGETVTYVINRNINFTNICEQHCSFCAFRRDAGDEGAFWLELNQILEKAAEALQRGATEICMQGGLNLEAKINGKSLPYYLHLIQALKTQFPHLHLHTFSPQEIQFIAREDHLSYADVMIALRDAGVGSMPGTAAEILDDSVRKIICPEKINTATWLEIIETAHRLGIPTTSTMLSGHIETPQQQMQHLQQLRSLQQKAIEQNYPARITEFIVLPFVGETAPPPLRRRVGRDQPILADTLLLTAVARIFLGHYIPNHQPSWVKLGLDGATEALRWGCNDIGGTLMEEHITTMAGAKGGTCMEPETLEKAIACLGRPYQQRDTLYKHSSVKQESPVTA encoded by the coding sequence ATGATACTAAATTTAACGGCTGATACCATTCTTAACCATGCTATTGCTGGAGATGATTTATCCCCAGAGGAAGGGGTGGTTTTGCTTCAGCAAACTGACCCAGCAATTATTGAGAATATTCGGCTGGTGAGTGATACTTTACGATCTCAACAAGTGGGGGAAACCGTTACTTATGTGATTAATCGCAATATTAATTTTACAAATATTTGTGAACAGCATTGTAGTTTTTGTGCGTTTCGTCGAGATGCTGGAGATGAAGGAGCGTTTTGGTTAGAACTAAATCAAATTTTAGAAAAAGCGGCTGAGGCGCTTCAACGGGGTGCGACGGAAATTTGTATGCAGGGTGGGTTAAACCTGGAAGCGAAAATTAACGGGAAATCCTTACCCTATTATCTCCATTTAATTCAAGCCCTTAAAACTCAGTTTCCCCACCTCCATCTTCATACTTTTTCTCCTCAAGAAATACAATTTATTGCCAGAGAAGATCATCTCTCTTATGCCGATGTCATGATAGCATTACGGGATGCTGGAGTCGGTTCTATGCCGGGAACGGCTGCGGAAATTTTAGATGATTCTGTCCGAAAAATCATCTGTCCTGAAAAAATTAATACCGCGACTTGGTTAGAAATTATCGAAACAGCCCATCGTCTCGGTATACCCACCACCAGCACAATGCTATCGGGTCATATTGAAACGCCTCAACAGCAAATGCAGCATTTACAACAGTTGCGATCGCTCCAACAAAAAGCCATTGAACAGAATTATCCCGCTAGAATTACAGAATTTATTGTATTACCCTTTGTGGGAGAAACAGCCCCACCTCCCTTGCGACGACGAGTGGGACGGGATCAACCGATTTTAGCGGATACCTTATTATTAACAGCCGTGGCTCGAATTTTCCTCGGTCATTATATCCCGAATCATCAACCCAGTTGGGTGAAATTGGGTTTAGACGGAGCAACGGAAGCCTTGCGATGGGGATGTAATGATATTGGGGGAACCTTAATGGAAGAACACATTACCACCATGGCGGGAGCCAAAGGAGGAACCTGTATGGAACCCGAAACCTTAGAAAAAGCGATCGCTTGCTTGGGGCGTCCCTATCAACAACGAGATACCCTCTATAAGCATTCTTCTGTGAAACAAGAATCCCCCGTCACAGCGTAG
- a CDS encoding DUF4276 family protein, with protein sequence MCKIFLWVPESDYDAKTVHCIAKKIVTFHRKDNVELILGTKQAYNHAIKNREEDGLQNAVEIYLKDYNYVLFLIDYDGRQSEAARLKQPNSFFNRINKVVENSKFSGRVQLILICQELEAWLLVDCLGICCYYTKSENTRTKKDWQNFANKHQIGRTENITEAESGGKGAKEYLENFSNLIAEKRNPQLKEKDLKKHKYTESLSPEIADYLEISEKTINRNSSLKEFDEYFFQASNGEN encoded by the coding sequence ATGTGTAAAATTTTTCTCTGGGTTCCAGAATCAGATTATGATGCTAAAACAGTACACTGTATAGCCAAAAAAATTGTTACTTTTCATCGAAAAGATAATGTTGAACTAATTCTTGGTACCAAACAAGCCTATAATCATGCCATTAAAAATAGAGAAGAAGATGGGCTACAAAATGCAGTTGAAATTTACTTAAAAGATTATAATTATGTATTATTTTTAATAGATTATGATGGAAGACAATCTGAAGCAGCAAGATTGAAGCAACCTAATTCTTTTTTCAATAGGATTAACAAAGTAGTGGAAAATTCAAAGTTTTCAGGGCGTGTTCAGCTAATCCTGATTTGCCAGGAACTAGAAGCTTGGCTATTGGTAGATTGTTTAGGAATCTGCTGTTACTATACTAAAAGTGAAAATACTAGAACCAAGAAAGACTGGCAAAATTTTGCTAATAAGCATCAAATAGGAAGGACAGAGAATATCACAGAAGCAGAATCAGGCGGAAAGGGAGCGAAAGAATATTTAGAAAATTTCTCTAACTTAATTGCAGAAAAAAGGAATCCCCAGTTAAAAGAGAAAGATCTAAAAAAGCACAAATATACAGAAAGCCTATCTCCTGAAATCGCTGACTATCTTGAAATTAGCGAAAAAACAATTAATAGAAACTCATCTTTAAAAGAATTTGATGAATATTTCTTTCAAGCTTCAAATGGTGAGAATTAA
- a CDS encoding class II aldolase/adducin family protein has protein sequence MDEGVVKYSCECIPGENVAVELIASLMKWRDHIHELGLIGVYENGIGFGNISIRIANTLQFIISGSQTGHLAKLNPDHYTVVTEFNIEHNHLTCCGPIQASSESLTHAAIYSYEPNINAIIHVHHPQLWRKLLNQVPTTRKEVQYGTPKMAQEMFRLFEEENLREKKILVMAGHEDGFLTFGKDLNEAGEILIQYYHI, from the coding sequence ATGGATGAAGGTGTTGTGAAATATTCCTGTGAATGTATCCCAGGAGAAAACGTTGCGGTTGAATTGATAGCTTCTTTAATGAAATGGCGGGATCATATTCATGAATTAGGATTGATTGGTGTCTATGAAAATGGTATTGGATTTGGCAATATTAGCATCCGTATTGCCAATACTTTACAATTTATTATTTCTGGCAGTCAAACGGGACATTTAGCTAAACTTAATCCCGATCATTATACTGTTGTTACTGAGTTTAATATTGAACACAATCATCTCACCTGTTGTGGGCCAATTCAAGCCTCATCCGAGTCCTTAACCCATGCTGCAATTTATAGTTATGAACCGAATATTAATGCCATTATTCATGTTCATCACCCCCAACTGTGGCGAAAACTATTAAATCAGGTTCCCACCACTCGCAAAGAAGTTCAATATGGAACCCCCAAAATGGCACAAGAAATGTTTAGATTATTTGAGGAAGAAAATTTAAGGGAAAAGAAAATATTAGTTATGGCTGGACATGAAGATGGATTTCTAACCTTTGGTAAAGACTTAAACGAAGCGGGAGAAATATTAATTCAATATTATCATATTTAG
- a CDS encoding WecB/TagA/CpsF family glycosyltransferase has translation MANDINILNLPINNISKTQLLKRLGSRGGVVFTPNVDHLMKLQKDPDFYGIYQASTYRVCDSKILIYASKFLGQPIKEKISGSDLFPAFYEYYKNHEKVTIFLMGAAEGVAQRAQENINKKVGRKMIIESYSPPFGFEKDEVECQRIIDRINHSGATVLAIGVGAPKQEKWIAKYRSQLKNIKVFLAIGATIDFEAGEKGRSPQWMSNMGVEWLHRLFSEPKRLWKRYLIEDLPFFWLLLLQKLKLYTPPFSTREEFVNWESPRLGQLLQKAGLLSADQVKTVLELQTQQPEKRFGDFVVELGWLEGETIDFFADYLPQLGLSKQRYPLGYYLYKAKLLDESQINFILEEQRELKLRFGEIAVMKGWVKQQTLDTLLDYLTQQEFINWESPFLGEILRKAGLLSGDQVHTILERQKQEPGKRFGDFVVELGWLEQDTIDFFADYLPQLEQTQHRHPLGYYLCKAKLLDESQINLILEEQNELKLRFGEIAVMKGWVKQQTLDTVLDYLTQEFEDSLVA, from the coding sequence ATGGCTAACGACATCAACATCCTCAATCTTCCGATTAATAATATCTCCAAAACCCAACTTCTTAAACGGTTAGGTTCCAGGGGCGGTGTCGTTTTTACCCCTAACGTCGATCACTTAATGAAATTACAGAAAGACCCGGACTTTTATGGTATCTACCAAGCTTCAACCTACCGGGTTTGTGATAGTAAGATCTTGATATATGCCTCTAAATTTTTAGGTCAGCCCATCAAAGAAAAAATTTCGGGTTCGGACTTATTTCCAGCCTTCTATGAGTATTATAAAAATCATGAAAAAGTAACAATTTTCTTGATGGGAGCCGCTGAGGGAGTTGCTCAACGCGCCCAAGAAAACATTAATAAAAAGGTGGGGCGGAAAATGATTATCGAGTCTTATTCCCCTCCCTTTGGCTTTGAAAAAGATGAGGTAGAATGCCAACGTATTATTGATCGGATTAATCACTCTGGAGCTACCGTATTAGCCATTGGTGTAGGAGCACCTAAGCAAGAAAAATGGATTGCTAAATACCGCAGTCAACTCAAAAATATTAAGGTATTTTTAGCGATTGGTGCAACGATTGACTTTGAAGCGGGAGAAAAAGGTCGCTCCCCCCAATGGATGAGTAATATGGGTGTGGAATGGTTACACCGCTTGTTTTCCGAACCCAAACGTTTATGGAAACGGTATCTGATTGAGGATCTTCCTTTCTTTTGGTTACTGTTATTACAAAAGTTAAAACTCTATACACCTCCATTTTCCACCAGAGAAGAATTTGTCAATTGGGAATCTCCCCGCTTAGGACAACTCTTACAAAAAGCGGGCTTATTGTCTGCTGACCAAGTTAAGACTGTTTTGGAATTGCAAACCCAACAACCTGAAAAACGATTTGGCGATTTCGTTGTTGAGTTGGGATGGTTGGAAGGGGAAACGATTGATTTCTTTGCCGATTATTTACCGCAGTTAGGGTTATCAAAACAACGATATCCTTTAGGTTATTATCTCTATAAAGCTAAATTGCTCGATGAATCCCAAATCAATTTCATTCTCGAAGAACAACGGGAATTAAAACTCCGGTTTGGGGAAATTGCGGTAATGAAAGGGTGGGTTAAGCAGCAAACCCTGGATACGCTACTGGATTATTTAACCCAACAAGAATTTATTAATTGGGAGTCTCCCTTCTTGGGTGAAATCTTACGAAAAGCCGGGTTACTGTCGGGTGATCAAGTTCACACTATTTTAGAACGACAAAAACAGGAACCGGGTAAACGATTTGGTGATTTTGTCGTTGAGTTGGGATGGTTAGAACAAGACACCATTGATTTCTTTGCTGATTATTTACCGCAGTTGGAACAGACCCAACATCGGCATCCCTTGGGTTATTATCTCTGCAAAGCTAAATTGCTTGATGAATCCCAAATTAATTTAATTCTGGAAGAACAAAATGAATTAAAACTCCGGTTTGGAGAAATTGCGGTGATGAAAGGGTGGGTCAAACAGCAAACCCTGGATACGGTACTGGATTATTTAACCCAAGAATTTGAAGATTCTTTAGTGGCATAA
- a CDS encoding AAA family ATPase: protein MVLNLKSANIKNYKSLGDVSLTFRDLTIIVGANSTGKSNIIGALELLSKMVYNGSPPPPEFIKKRFRVMNDELIYQIKIEDENTKADYELSISANSETEKPSFSREKLKVDKIEVIDIVKGEGNVQDEDGKAPVSYNSKSGNLALNTAGDFGYKPFTSEVSDFIKHWEFYNLDPEIIGCKGITIIRHIQASSSLVSETPKLDQKGGEVQEILLYWAEKNKNKFQEINEKLQDMVNMEFEVESDSDGDKFIQVLEGDGVQVPLSSMADGTLRLIAYLILLIDDELPPLIGIEEPERSFHPGLLSDIASIIKQLSQKTQVVITTHSSQLLDYFTADEINSDVSLILLTKKDNKGTVAYPIDELSQKRESFLEWMQEFGVGSAIFHSQLLYDIQKQ from the coding sequence ATGGTTCTTAACTTAAAATCAGCCAATATTAAAAACTATAAGAGCTTAGGAGATGTCTCATTAACATTTAGAGACTTAACGATTATTGTTGGTGCTAACTCTACGGGAAAATCGAATATTATAGGAGCATTAGAACTCCTGAGTAAAATGGTTTATAATGGTTCGCCCCCACCACCAGAGTTTATTAAAAAAAGATTTAGAGTAATGAATGATGAGTTAATTTATCAAATTAAGATTGAAGATGAAAATACAAAAGCTGATTATGAATTATCAATTTCAGCTAATTCAGAAACAGAGAAGCCTAGTTTTTCTCGTGAAAAATTAAAAGTAGATAAGATAGAAGTTATTGATATTGTAAAAGGGGAAGGAAATGTTCAAGATGAGGATGGAAAAGCACCTGTCTCTTATAATTCTAAATCAGGTAACTTAGCCTTGAATACGGCTGGTGATTTTGGATATAAGCCTTTTACATCGGAAGTATCAGACTTTATTAAACATTGGGAATTTTATAATTTAGATCCTGAGATAATTGGATGTAAAGGAATAACAATAATTAGACACATTCAAGCAAGTAGTAGTTTAGTTTCTGAAACACCAAAACTAGATCAAAAAGGTGGTGAAGTACAAGAAATTTTATTATACTGGGCAGAAAAAAATAAAAATAAATTTCAAGAGATTAATGAGAAACTTCAAGATATGGTTAATATGGAGTTTGAAGTTGAGTCTGATTCAGATGGAGATAAGTTTATTCAAGTCTTGGAAGGAGACGGTGTTCAAGTTCCTTTATCGAGTATGGCAGATGGAACCTTAAGATTAATTGCCTATTTAATTTTGCTAATTGATGATGAATTACCTCCCTTAATTGGAATTGAAGAACCAGAAAGAAGTTTTCATCCCGGTCTTTTGTCAGATATTGCCTCTATTATTAAACAACTTTCTCAAAAAACCCAGGTTGTGATTACAACTCACAGTTCTCAATTATTGGATTATTTTACGGCTGATGAAATTAATTCAGATGTATCTTTAATCCTGTTAACCAAAAAAGATAACAAGGGGACTGTCGCTTATCCAATTGATGAACTTAGTCAGAAGCGTGAAAGTTTTTTAGAGTGGATGCAAGAGTTTGGAGTTGGAAGTGCAATTTTTCATAGTCAACTTTTATATGATATTCAAAAACAATAA
- a CDS encoding helix-turn-helix transcriptional regulator: MTITICKLIRWKLREVMARQRVSIRQLAELTGLHRNTVAQLRGADTLPGLSQGTLEALCKALGCTPFELIEYDPD; encoded by the coding sequence ATGACTATTACAATTTGTAAATTGATTAGATGGAAGTTAAGGGAAGTCATGGCTAGACAACGGGTATCCATCCGTCAACTAGCTGAATTGACGGGTTTACACAGGAATACTGTTGCCCAATTAAGAGGTGCTGACACATTGCCGGGGTTGAGTCAGGGAACACTAGAGGCACTATGTAAAGCGTTAGGGTGTACTCCCTTTGAACTGATAGAGTATGACCCCGATTAA
- a CDS encoding DUF4231 domain-containing protein, giving the protein MTNSAETNPASMISTLEDSSSSPNSTLLLLLKIVEYFSLAGFVGAAFINIFVSELQVAKIYEIILAATWICLFLINRQVFQNYQQADKLSKMKKNAALYTILSSNLIGENNPMDNSVITAARIQALEYAQELIDDYKKTRRDCRSIYYVSQTATIVLSGVTPILVLVDKLEAGVSWLKWLPVICPAIAAIVASIVTSFPFQENWVAANTAVELLEAEQEKFILGVSTLYQYDAMEDAQLSKKAQRAIENFIVQVNTIHLKQVQSASEKKQEQPPDSTPTIEVTPPTKA; this is encoded by the coding sequence ATGACTAATAGTGCAGAGACGAACCCAGCGTCGATGATCAGTACCCTTGAGGATTCTTCCAGTTCACCCAACTCCACCCTGCTACTGTTGCTAAAAATTGTTGAGTATTTTTCCTTAGCGGGTTTTGTAGGTGCAGCTTTCATTAACATTTTTGTTTCTGAGTTGCAAGTCGCTAAAATCTATGAAATTATTTTAGCAGCAACCTGGATTTGTTTGTTCTTAATTAACCGACAAGTTTTTCAGAACTATCAACAGGCAGACAAACTCTCCAAAATGAAGAAAAATGCTGCACTGTATACGATTTTAAGCAGTAATTTAATAGGTGAAAATAATCCTATGGATAACTCGGTGATTACCGCCGCGAGAATCCAAGCATTAGAATATGCTCAGGAGTTAATTGATGACTATAAAAAGACCCGAAGAGACTGCCGCAGTATTTACTATGTTTCACAAACTGCCACGATTGTTTTATCGGGTGTCACCCCTATTTTAGTGTTAGTGGATAAACTAGAAGCTGGGGTATCTTGGTTAAAATGGTTGCCTGTAATTTGTCCAGCAATTGCAGCTATTGTTGCGAGTATTGTCACCTCTTTTCCCTTTCAAGAAAATTGGGTAGCGGCGAATACTGCTGTGGAATTATTAGAAGCGGAACAGGAGAAATTTATCTTAGGAGTGAGTACCCTCTATCAATATGATGCGATGGAAGATGCTCAACTCTCTAAAAAAGCTCAAAGAGCAATTGAAAACTTTATTGTTCAGGTGAATACGATTCATTTGAAACAAGTTCAATCTGCCAGTGAGAAAAAACAAGAACAACCCCCGGATTCAACTCCTACTATAGAAGTAACTCCCCCAACTAAAGCCTAA
- a CDS encoding tetratricopeptide repeat protein translates to MNKLLLFQNRLFLFRPFSILTASAGVLQVSLSIGISWFLLHAPPFNFAFGQSTVTLAQTPNQPNVKALFESGIEQFRQGSFPEALATFQTVLQQQEQQGKQAEIAETLTYIGEVYSNLGNDAEALNVLQKALNSYRQLNQQAENKNPDYQSGISRSLNLIGFIYRDQNKVSDALKLHQEALEIAQSINDRVNIGESFHNLASDYTTLKQYDQALKFYQQARTIREEVGDKRDLSRTLNNLGALYLIQGDTQKALEIYQQALAFRRQIGDQAGVGRLLSNIGLLYRQLGEDSQALVYFKQASELMTRIEDHGSAAKVHHLIGEIQEKLKQSDQALISYQKAIDFAKLANDQGNLSTAFNSLGSVYYSQGQYSQALEAYQKALSIYQTLNNKPEIGTTLNNIGQVYERLGNYPQALQTWKEALAILQQTGNQKAVQETQRSIDSVQKKQESGV, encoded by the coding sequence ATGAACAAGTTGTTATTGTTTCAAAACAGGTTATTTTTATTCAGACCCTTTAGTATTTTAACGGCTAGTGCCGGGGTGTTGCAAGTTTCCCTGAGTATAGGAATCAGTTGGTTTCTGCTTCATGCACCTCCTTTTAATTTCGCCTTCGGACAATCAACCGTGACATTGGCTCAAACCCCTAATCAGCCTAATGTTAAGGCTTTATTTGAAAGTGGAATTGAGCAATTTCGTCAAGGGTCATTTCCAGAAGCCTTAGCAACGTTTCAAACTGTTTTACAACAGCAAGAACAACAAGGAAAACAAGCTGAAATTGCCGAAACTCTCACTTATATTGGGGAAGTTTATAGTAATTTAGGCAATGATGCAGAAGCCTTAAACGTTTTACAAAAAGCCCTTAATTCCTATCGACAATTAAATCAACAAGCCGAAAACAAGAACCCAGACTATCAAAGTGGAATTAGTCGCAGTTTAAATTTAATTGGATTTATCTATCGCGATCAAAATAAAGTCTCAGACGCTTTAAAATTACATCAAGAAGCGTTAGAAATCGCCCAATCGATTAATGATCGAGTAAATATTGGCGAATCTTTCCATAATTTAGCCTCTGATTATACCACATTAAAACAATATGATCAAGCGTTAAAATTCTATCAACAAGCTCGAACTATTCGGGAAGAAGTTGGAGATAAACGGGATCTTAGTCGCACGTTAAATAATTTAGGAGCTTTGTATTTAATTCAGGGAGATACTCAAAAAGCTTTAGAAATTTATCAACAAGCATTAGCCTTCCGTCGCCAAATTGGAGATCAAGCTGGAGTTGGACGATTATTGAGTAATATTGGGTTATTATATCGTCAGTTAGGAGAGGATTCTCAAGCGTTAGTTTATTTTAAACAAGCTTCAGAATTAATGACCCGAATAGAAGATCATGGGAGTGCTGCCAAAGTTCATCATTTAATCGGGGAAATTCAGGAAAAACTCAAACAATCTGATCAAGCTTTAATATCTTATCAAAAAGCAATTGATTTTGCAAAACTGGCTAATGATCAAGGAAATTTAAGCACTGCTTTTAATAGTTTAGGTAGTGTTTATTATAGTCAAGGTCAATATTCCCAAGCCTTAGAAGCTTATCAAAAAGCTTTATCTATTTATCAAACCCTGAATAATAAACCCGAAATCGGTACAACTTTAAATAATATTGGACAAGTTTATGAACGCTTAGGAAACTATCCCCAAGCTTTACAAACCTGGAAAGAAGCCTTAGCAATTCTCCAACAAACTGGAAATCAAAAAGCTGTTCAAGAAACCCAGCGTAGTATTGACTCAGTGCAGAAAAAACAAGAAAGTGGGGTGTGA
- a CDS encoding tetratricopeptide repeat protein, which produces MEAAKQEILAEIRAGFSGVNERLGEISEDIDQIKEILNTKPRFGVLIGGNFSGVCAYWQGREKEIEQLKNWIRDPEITLMGIEGTGGLGKTSLAEKVFDELKTEYCGYWADVSTGAIFTEVARKVLEYFNFPIPQQETELVQALISCLQQTKCLLVFDNLETLLQENEFVIGSFYDEFFRSWTNKRSESAIVVTTRERPNIRGFNHWISLEGFEETEGAAFLHGKGIKNNPEELKAFSRLVDGYPLLLRLVADLLIDDSPQNPRLERLTELGLKNLQQLLTHPDVKGNHRQREVGIVAVLDVSYQRLSEQLKTLLTVVTILRGEFDAEIALAVSGLEKTAAEIQQDLRQLVRRSWLLESENRLWSFQPVILAYLKHKAGEQTPAHLEAIYYYLNCLKPRQQWQTLDDVNEYLQIFYHRCQLGQYPLAFNTLGDDDVDSFLDLSGYNSTRVELYHQLVENWQPEGEYENWQFGTALTSLGNAYNSLGQYQQAINFYQQSLEIAQEIGNRRGVATSLGGLGNAYLSLGQYQRAIDFHQQSLEIKQEIGDRSGVAASLGNLGNAYNSLGQYQQAINFYQQSLEIAQEIGNRRGVATSLGGLGNAYYSLGQYQRAIDFYQQWLEIAQEIGNRSGVANSLGGLGIAYNSLGQYQQALDFYQQSLEIAQEIGDRSGVAASLNNLGNAYDSLGQYQQAIDFHQQSLEIQQEIGDCSGVAASLGNLGTAYNSLGQYQQAIDFYQQSLEIAQEIGDCSGVATSLGNLGTAYNSLGQYQQAIDFHQQSLEIAQEIGDRSGVAASLQGLGNAYNSLGQYQQAIDFHQQSLEIAQEIGDRRGVATSLQGLGNAYNSLGQYQQAIDFHQQSLEIAQEIGDRSGVANSLGGLGNAYDSLGQYQRAIDFYQQSLEIAQEIDYKMGEAISLNNLGGAYKNLENYQTAIQYYQQALAIQLENPQYQAIFWANLGFALGKINRTEDALGAYRNARELYQNLGLDADVQDCDNAIQQLTSPSPLSAPQSQGFLHWLNLQIRRFWRWLRQLGRS; this is translated from the coding sequence TTGGAAGCGGCAAAACAGGAGATTTTAGCGGAAATTCGAGCCGGGTTTTCGGGAGTTAATGAACGGTTAGGGGAAATTAGCGAAGATATTGATCAAATTAAGGAAATTCTCAACACTAAACCCCGATTTGGGGTATTAATTGGAGGCAATTTTAGCGGGGTTTGTGCCTATTGGCAGGGGCGAGAAAAAGAGATTGAACAATTAAAAAACTGGATACGAGATCCAGAGATTACCTTAATGGGAATTGAGGGAACGGGAGGGTTAGGAAAAACCAGTTTAGCCGAGAAGGTATTTGATGAATTAAAAACAGAATATTGCGGCTATTGGGCGGATGTGAGTACGGGGGCAATTTTTACCGAAGTGGCGCGAAAGGTTTTAGAGTATTTTAATTTTCCAATTCCTCAACAGGAAACGGAGTTGGTTCAAGCGTTAATTAGTTGTTTACAGCAAACGAAATGTTTATTAGTGTTTGACAATTTAGAAACCTTGTTACAGGAGAATGAGTTTGTAATTGGTAGTTTTTATGATGAGTTTTTTAGAAGTTGGACGAACAAAAGAAGCGAGAGTGCGATCGTTGTTACAACGCGGGAACGTCCGAATATTCGGGGGTTTAATCATTGGATATCTTTAGAAGGTTTTGAGGAAACGGAAGGGGCAGCGTTTTTGCACGGGAAGGGAATCAAAAATAATCCAGAAGAATTAAAGGCATTTTCCCGATTAGTTGACGGGTATCCGTTGTTATTGCGGTTAGTGGCGGATTTGCTAATAGATGATTCGCCCCAAAATCCTCGGTTAGAACGATTAACAGAATTAGGATTAAAGAATTTACAGCAGTTACTCACCCATCCCGATGTTAAGGGAAATCACCGCCAAAGGGAAGTGGGAATTGTAGCGGTTTTGGATGTGAGTTATCAGCGTTTAAGTGAACAATTGAAAACCCTGTTAACGGTCGTGACAATATTGCGGGGTGAGTTTGATGCCGAGATAGCATTGGCGGTGTCGGGGTTGGAGAAAACGGCGGCAGAAATTCAGCAAGATTTGCGGCAGTTGGTCAGGCGATCTTGGTTATTAGAAAGCGAGAACCGTCTCTGGAGTTTTCAACCTGTGATTTTAGCGTATTTAAAGCATAAAGCCGGAGAACAAACCCCAGCCCATTTAGAGGCAATTTACTATTATCTAAATTGCTTAAAACCTCGGCAGCAATGGCAAACCCTAGATGATGTGAATGAGTATTTGCAGATTTTTTATCATCGCTGTCAGTTAGGGCAATATCCTTTAGCATTTAATACCCTTGGTGATGATGATGTTGATAGCTTTTTGGATCTAAGCGGTTATAATTCAACTCGCGTTGAGTTGTATCATCAGTTAGTTGAAAATTGGCAACCTGAAGGCGAGTATGAAAACTGGCAATTTGGTACAGCTTTAACATCTTTGGGCAATGCTTACAATTCATTAGGGCAATACCAACAAGCAATCAATTTCTATCAGCAATCGTTAGAAATTGCACAGGAAATCGGCAATCGCCGTGGCGTTGCTACCTCTCTGGGAGGTTTGGGCAATGCTTACCTTTCATTAGGGCAATACCAACGGGCAATTGATTTCCATCAGCAATCGTTAGAAATTAAACAGGAAATCGGCGATCGCAGTGGCGTTGCTGCCTCTCTGGGGAATTTGGGCAATGCTTACAATTCATTAGGGCAATACCAACAAGCAATCAATTTCTATCAGCAATCGTTAGAAATTGCACAGGAAATCGGCAATCGCCGTGGCGTTGCTACCTCTCTGGGAGGTTTGGGCAATGCTTACTATTCATTAGGGCAATACCAACGGGCAATCGATTTCTATCAGCAATGGTTAGAAATTGCACAGGAAATCGGCAATCGCAGTGGCGTTGCTAACTCTCTGGGAGGTTTGGGCATTGCTTACAATTCATTAGGGCAATACCAACAAGCACTCGATTTCTATCAGCAATCCTTAGAAATTGCACAGGAAATCGGCGATCGCAGTGGCGTTGCTGCCTCTCTGAACAATTTGGGCAATGCTTACGATTCATTAGGGCAATACCAACAAGCAATCGATTTCCATCAGCAATCGTTAGAAATTCAACAGGAAATCGGCGATTGCAGTGGCGTTGCTGCCTCTCTGGGGAATTTGGGCACTGCTTACAATTCATTAGGGCAATACCAACAAGCAATCGATTTCTATCAGCAATCGTTAGAAATTGCACAGGAAATCGGCGATTGCAGTGGCGTTGCTACCTCTCTGGGGAATTTGGGCACTGCTTACAATTCATTAGGGCAATACCAACAAGCAATCGATTTCCATCAGCAATCGTTAGAAATTGCACAGGAAATCGGCGATCGCAGTGGTGTTGCTGCCTCTCTGCAAGGTTTGGGCAATGCTTACAATTCATTAGGGCAATACCAACAAGCAATTGATTTCCATCAGCAATCGTTAGAAATTGCACAGGAAATCGGTGATCGCCGTGGCGTTGCTACCTCTCTGCAAGGTTTGGGCAATGCTTACAATTCATTAGGGCAATACCAACAAGCAATCGATTTCCATCAGCAATCCTTAGAAATTGCACAGGAAATCGGCGATCGCAGTGGCGTTGCTAACTCTCTGGGAGGTTTGGGCAATGCTTACGATTCATTAGGGCAATACCAACGGGCAATCGATTTCTATCAGCAATCGTTAGAAATTGCACAGGAAATCGACTATAAAATGGGTGAGGCAATCTCTCTCAATAATTTAGGGGGAGCCTATAAAAATTTAGAAAACTATCAGACGGCAATTCAGTATTATCAGCAAGCTTTAGCGATTCAATTAGAAAATCCTCAATATCAAGCTATTTTCTGGGCTAACTTAGGGTTTGCTTTGGGTAAAATTAACAGAACTGAAGATGCTCTGGGTGCTTATCGAAATGCCCGTGAATTGTATCAAAATCTGGGACTTGATGCCGATGTGCAAGATTGCGATAATGCTATTCAACAATTAACCTCACCGTCTCCCTTGTCTGCCCCTCAATCTCAGGGTTTTTTGCATTGGTTAAACTTGCAAATTCGTCGTTTTTGGCGGTGGTTGCGGCAGTTAGGGAGAAGTTGA